The Daucus carota subsp. sativus chromosome 7, DH1 v3.0, whole genome shotgun sequence genome window below encodes:
- the LOC108196722 gene encoding BTB/POZ domain-containing protein At3g50780, with product MAETKLTKVEKGPTKVRNVPIAVTPEGFWCCPAPVMFPKALKTSGPLNKPKLAPPAPKNPVPKKQAQETEKKQVPLVSRSETGPDDQRKLGTDEPVFSATLIPESATKPKTENVPRKVSIEFGEPGTSDIKVVLLGNQGFTVKLSTHKSVLVESSGYFANRITEHQPLLPILEIDDCEDVEIYVETVGLMYCKEIKQRLIKQSVSRVLRILKVAEQMKFSFCIQSCLEYLEAVPWVGEEEEEKVLSSVLHLQGEGIGITPVLKRVSSGVSKPPKDTISNILELVLKSNEERGRREMKNIVLKLLKENNNLPTSSDSADICNEGIYNSCRSCLDSLMSVFRTAAGPDFSEKPMNIKEPVVKQLALEADNLSWLLEILIDRQAADEFAVIWANQLELASLHTGIPIVSRHHVSCISARLFVGIGKGELLPLKDTRHLLLQTWLQPLINDFSWLQHGCRSFDKKVVEEGIGRTILTLPLEDQQSILLAWLGSFLKTGDNCPNLQRAFEVWWRRSFIRPHVESANVIQSDS from the exons ATGGCTGAAACTAAACTTACTAAGGTAGAGAAGGGTCCAACAAAGGTTAGAAATGTCCCGATCGCGGTCACCCCGGAAGGTTTCTGGTGCTGTCCTGCTCCGGTTATGTTTCCGAAGGCCCTCAAGACATCAGGTCCCTTGAACAAACCTAAATTAGCCCCTCCAGCACCCAAGAACCCTGTTCCAAAGAAACAGGCTCAAGAAACTGAGAAAAAGCAAGTACCTTTGGTGTCAAGGTCTGAAACTGGTCCTGACGATCAAAGAAAACTTGGTACTGATGAGCCTGTTTTTAGTGCAACGTTGATCCCCGAGAGTGCAACAAAGCCCAAGACTGAAAATGTTCCGAGGAAAGTGTCAATTGAGTTTGGAGAACCTGGTACCAGTGACATTAAGGTAGTCTTGCTTGGGAATCAGGGATTTACCGTGAAGTTAAGTACTCATAAGAGTGTTCTTGTGGAAAGTAGTGGCTATTTTGCTAATAGAATCACAGAACATCAGCCTCTTCTGCCTATTTTGGAAATTGATGATTGCGAAGATGTTGAAATTTATGTGGAAACAGTGGGACTGATGTATTGTAAAGAGATCAAGCAACGATTGATCAAGCAAAGCGTCTCACGTGTTCTACGTATCCTCAAG GTTGCAGAGCAAATGAAGTTCAGCTTCTGCATACAGTCATGTTTAGAATATTTGGAAGCAGTCCCTTGGGTcggggaagaagaagaagagaaagttcTTTCCTCAGTCTTGCATCTTCAAGGAGAAGGAATTGGCATCACCCCAGTTTTGAAACGAGTGTCATCAGGTGTATCAAAACCACCCAAGGATACAATTTCAAATATACTTGAACTAGTGCTCAAAAGCAATGAAGAGAGGGGTCGTCGAGAAATGAAAAACATTGTCCTAAAGCTCCTCAAAGAGAATAATAATCTTCCTACTAGTTCGGACTCAGCTGACATCTGCAATGAAGGAATTTATAATTCCTGCAGAAGCTGCTTAGACTCGTTAATGTCTGTGTTCAGAACGGCTGCTGGACCTGATTTTAGCGAAAAACCAATGAATATTAAAGAACCTGTGGTAAAACAGCTAGCCTTAGAAGCTGATAATCTCTCATGGTTGCTTGAAATACTTATTGACAGACAAGCAGCAGACGAGTTTGCAGTAATATGGGCTAATCAGCTGGAGTTGGCATCACTTCATACAGGTATTCCTATTGTTTCTCGCCACCATGTTAGCTGCATCTCTGCAAGGCTATTTGTTGGCATTGGAAAAGGGGAGCTTTTACCGTTGAAGGACACTCGTCATTTGTTGTTACAAACCTGGTTACAACCTTTGATCAATGATTTTAGCTGGTTGCAACACGGGTGCAGGTCATTTGATAAGAAGGTTGTTGAGGAAGGAATTGGCAGGACGATCCTCACTCTGCCTCTAGAAGACCAGCAGAGTATCTTGCTAGCTTGGTTAGGCAGTTTCTTGAAAACTGGTGACAATTGCCCCAATCTGCAGCGGGCTTTTGAGGTCTGGTGGCGACGATCTTTCATAAGACCCCATGTCGAATCTGCCAATGTCATCCAGTCAGATAGCTGA
- the LOC108193750 gene encoding uncharacterized protein LOC108193750: MATEKRGKYSMLGVGVISVHKPSQSIPGKISLDEDNLDHLCKAVECPKLDNGHLEGCTSSNEKSSSSPHVQNTLRQEILQLEKRLQDQVAVRGVLEKTLGGMPVSHDSKNEIPLPKPTTELIKDISELELEVMHLEQYLLSLYRKAFDPHQIPTISPSTKVETVKSPVTSTNENFLQRSVADSTSGRKACNTQADRQFVNPPINVCEEEGLVDPGVLRCQSSLSQYSTTSLAAGPLGRGVHACYSQPSSMVKYAQNNANLISLAEYLGTPIADHMPETPNKLSEDMIKCVCDIYYKLSDPPLANHRLSSPTSSLSSTSAFSPSDHSEMWSPGLRKYLSSDERLDNPFHIQGPKEFSGPYSTMVEVQHICRDTKKLIDVEHLLQKYRSLISQLVEIDPRKMNHEEKLSFWINVHNAMVMHAYLTYGIPQNNVKRLLLLQKAAYNIGNQIISADLIQSTILGCRMSRPGQWLPRLLLSSRSKLKAGDKRQAYSIEHQQPLLHFALCAGSHSDPPIRVYTSKRVLEELETAKEEYLRATIGIRKDHKVLLPKLVESFAKDSSLCSASVMDMIHKSLPESARKNLKKCQTSKSRKLIEWIPCNFNFRYLISKSW; encoded by the exons ATGGCAACAGAAAAGCGCGGCAAATATAGCATGCTTGGAGTGGGAGTGATTTCTGTACACAAGCCTTCTCAAAG CATTCCCGGTAAGATAAGCCTGGATGAGGATAACCTAGATCATCTCTGCAAAGCAGTGGAGTGCCCGAAATTG GATAATGGGCACTTAGAAGGCTGCACAAGTAGCAATGAAAAATCGTCTTCCAGTCCTCATGTTCAGAATACATTGAGGCAAGAG ATACTGCAACTTGAAAAAAGATTACAGGACCAAGTTGCAGTCCGTGGTGTGCTAGAAAAGACGCTTGGTGGCATGCCTGTATCCCATGATTCAAAAAATGAGATACCATTGCCTAAG CCGACGACTGAACTGATAAAAGACATCTCAGAGTTAGAGCTTGAAGTTATGCATTTGGAACAATATCTTCTCTCTCTATACCGGAAAGCATTTGATCCACATCAAATCCCCACTATCTCTCCATCTACTAAGGTTGAAACAGTAAAATCCCCCGTCACTTCAACGAATGAAAATTTTCTTCAAAGATCTGTAGCTGATAGTACATCAGGAAGGAAAGCTTGCAACACTCAAGCTGATAGGCAGTTCGTTAATCCGCCTATCAATGTATGTGAAGAAGAGGGACTAGTAGATCCTGGCGTGCTTCGTTGTCAATCATCACTATCTCAATATTCAACTACTTCTCTAGCAGCAGGGCCTTTGGGAAGAGGTGTACATGCGTGTTATTCCCAGCCTTCTTCCATGGTGAAG TACGCACAGAATAATGCAAATTTAATTAGTCTGGCAGAGTATCTCGGCACTCCTATTGCCGATCACATGCCCGAGACACCAAATAAGCTTTCGGAGGACATGATCAAATGTGTTTGTGATATATATTACAAACTTTCTGACCCGCCTCTTGCTAATCATCGGCTATCATCACCAACGTCATCATTATCATCTACAAGTGCATTTTCACCAAGTGATCATTCTGAAATGTGGAGTCCTGGGCTAAGGAAATATCTATCATCCGATGAGAGGTTGGATAACCCATTTCATATTCAAGGCCCAAAGGAATTTAGCGGACCTTACAGCACAATGGTTGAGGTGCAGCATATATGTAGAGatacaaaaaaattgattgaTGTTGAGCACCTTCTACAAAAGTACAG GTCACTGATTTCTCAACTAGTAGAAATAGACCCCAGGAAAATGAACCATGAAGAGAAGCTATCTTTCTGGATAAATGTGCACAATGCTATGGTGATGCAT GCATACTTGACATATGGAATTCCACAAAACAATGTTAAAAGACTCCTTCTCCTGCAGAAg GCTGCTTACAACATTGGGAATCAGATAATAAGTGCAGACCTCATACAAAGTACTATTCTGGGATGCAGGATGTCTCGGCCTGGACAG TGGCTTCCTCGTTTGTTACTATCTTCAAGATCAAAACTCAAAGCAGGAGATAAACGTCAGGCATACTCAATCGAGCATCAACAGCCCTTACTGCACTTTGCTCTTTGTGCGGGAAGTCATTCTGATCCACCG ATTCGTGTTTACACTTCAAAGAGAGTGCTGGAAGAGCTTGAAACTGCGAAGGAAGAGTATCTTCGAGCTACCATTGGCATTAGGAAAGACCATAAAGTCCTCTTACCGAAGCTTGTGGAATCTTTTGCTAAGGATTCAAGTTTATGTTCAGCTAGTGTAATGGACATGATCCACAAGTCATTACCAGAGTCTGCGAGGAAGAACCTAAAAAAGTGTCAAACATCCAAGTCCCGTAAACTCATTGAATGGATTCCttgcaattttaattttaggtATCTTATTTCAAAGAGCTGGTGA